The following coding sequences lie in one Capsicum annuum cultivar UCD-10X-F1 chromosome 5, UCD10Xv1.1, whole genome shotgun sequence genomic window:
- the LOC107870335 gene encoding 50S ribosomal protein L10, chloroplastic, with product MEATLFSLHGSTSHSYPFSLKSHFKNPFTIPNSNLKLKQRTLTIRSAISRTKKEETVETVKQQLEDCYLLAGISYKGLTVKQFQDLRSQLPETTKLLVAKNTLVLKAIEGTKWEALRPCMKGMNAWLFVHSEEIPAALKPYRTFQKEKKLEENDFTGGVFEGKFYGPDEFKVLENLPTRAEIYAQLLGSLKGPASAVVGTIQAPARNLVMVLQAYVKKLEEEQGGSQ from the exons ATGGAGGCtactctcttctccttacatGGCTCCACCTCTCACTCTTACCCATTTTCCCTAAAATCCCACTTCAAAAATCCCTTCACAATCCCCAATTCCAACTTGAAACTCAAACAAAGAACTCTGACAATCCGTTCAGCCATTAGCAGAACCAAGAAAGAAGAAACTGTTGAAACTGTTAAACAACAGCTTGAAGACTGTTACCTTTTAGCTGGAATCAGCTACAAGGGGTTGACTGTCAAGCAATTCCAAGATCTCAG GTCTCAACTCCCAGAAACCACAAAGCTTCTTGTTGCAAAGAATACTCTGGTGCTCAAAGCTATTGAAGGTACAAAATGGGAAGCCTTGAGACCATGTATGAAAGGAATGAATGCTTGGTTATTCGTTCATAGTGAAGAAATACCAGCTGCTTTGAAGCCTTATAGGACTTTTCAAAAGGAGAAGAAGTTGGAGGAAAATGATTTTACTGGTGGAGTTTTTGAAGGGAAGTTTTACGGGCCCGATGAGTTTAAAGTTCTTGAGAATTTGCCTACAAGAGCTGAGATTTATGCACAGCTACTTGGGTCTTTGAAAGGACCTGCTTCAGCTGTTGTTGGGACTATTCAGGCTCCGGCAAGGAATTTGGTTATGGTGCTTCAGGCTTATGTAAAGAAATTGGAGGAAGAACAAGGTGGAAGTCAATGA